One region of Persephonella sp. genomic DNA includes:
- a CDS encoding HU family DNA-binding protein, with the protein MTKADIVNWILENKEVKASKRDVSKLVNRIFEIISEEITNGDDNHKIQISGFGTFIVKKRAPKIGRNPKTKEEKLIPERFGISFKVGKKLHRKLNGE; encoded by the coding sequence ACATAGTCAACTGGATATTAGAAAACAAAGAAGTAAAAGCTTCTAAAAGGGATGTTTCAAAATTAGTAAACAGAATTTTTGAGATAATATCAGAGGAGATAACAAACGGCGACGACAACCACAAAATACAGATATCAGGCTTTGGAACGTTTATAGTTAAAAAAAGGGCTCCTAAAATAGGAAGGAACCCAAAAACAAAAGAGGAAAAATTGATACCTGAAAGATTTGGAATATCTTTTAAGGTTGGTAAAAAACTCCACAGAAAGTTAAATGGAGAATAA
- the lpxB gene encoding lipid-A-disaccharide synthase: MKKIFISVGEISGDNYASELIKLLPDYRWTGITGPKMREAGCGTVEKLEDISVVGLIEAVPKYFKIRKAFKKAVNELEKGVDLLIVVDFPGFNLKLLEEAKKRGIKTVYFIAPQVWAWGKGRIPKIAKNTDILISIWPFEKEVYRDYLDKMDFEYVGHPLLDIVKTETDEKQFKQKLKIPEKKKIFGLLCGSRESEVKTLLPIMLKAAKLIKKEREDIHFVIPATPNVESIVRQIVSNSELPLTITTKKDFKNPSYEVMRHSVFSVIASGTATLEASIIGNPFLLVYKVSPLTFFIGKMLVSIDFLGLPNLIAGREVIKELLQKDCNPETIARESLRYLNDKNLYQKTKQDLKEVKEKLGEGGALEKTADIIKNFI; the protein is encoded by the coding sequence TTGAAAAAAATATTTATAAGCGTTGGAGAGATATCTGGGGATAATTACGCATCAGAGCTTATAAAACTGCTTCCTGATTACAGATGGACAGGGATAACAGGTCCAAAGATGAGAGAGGCAGGGTGTGGAACTGTTGAAAAGCTTGAGGATATATCTGTTGTTGGTCTGATAGAGGCAGTTCCTAAATACTTTAAGATCAGAAAAGCCTTTAAAAAAGCTGTAAATGAGCTTGAGAAGGGCGTTGATCTTCTGATTGTTGTTGACTTTCCCGGATTTAATCTTAAGCTTCTTGAGGAAGCAAAAAAAAGAGGTATAAAAACCGTTTATTTTATAGCCCCCCAGGTATGGGCATGGGGAAAGGGAAGAATACCAAAAATAGCAAAAAACACAGACATTCTGATATCAATATGGCCTTTTGAAAAGGAGGTTTACAGGGATTATCTTGACAAAATGGATTTTGAGTATGTTGGACATCCTCTTTTAGACATAGTAAAAACAGAAACAGATGAAAAACAGTTCAAACAAAAGCTTAAAATACCTGAAAAAAAGAAAATATTCGGTCTTCTTTGCGGAAGCAGAGAAAGTGAGGTAAAAACACTTCTTCCAATAATGCTAAAAGCGGCAAAGCTGATAAAAAAGGAAAGGGAAGATATCCATTTTGTTATCCCTGCAACACCAAATGTGGAAAGTATCGTCAGACAGATCGTTTCTAACAGCGAACTTCCCCTGACAATCACAACAAAAAAAGATTTTAAAAATCCATCATACGAGGTTATGAGGCATTCAGTTTTCTCTGTTATAGCTTCAGGAACAGCAACCCTTGAGGCTTCTATCATTGGAAACCCTTTTTTACTTGTTTACAAAGTTTCTCCTCTTACATTTTTTATTGGTAAGATGCTTGTTTCAATAGATTTTCTTGGACTTCCAAATCTTATAGCAGGAAGAGAGGTGATAAAAGAGCTTCTCCAGAAAGACTGTAACCCTGAAACTATAGCAAGAGAAAGCCTCAGATACTTAAATGATAAAAACCTATATCAAAAAACAAAACAGGATCTAAAAGAGGTAAAAGAAAAATTAGGGGAAGGTGGGGCACTAGAAAAAACTGCAGATATAATAAAAAATTTTATTTAG
- a CDS encoding CsgG/HfaB family protein, with product MGIVLAFVLLFVIGCSGIKTGVETSEKNFNELVKYEGPKARVSVVVFCKTERCDKNLAGATKDLLINELVRSNRFIILERGENLENIKKEFLLSQSGLIDLKKAVPLGLLEGADILIVGSITAIQPDKTKFFVPVLIPWREGGRQHITAGLFELKKTYIQMFVRIVDIRTGRILKSFMAEGEYTKWDTALGEGAFQKGAVLGGVQVSQNISVDMAVVDLVKKLSKKIIKSIPDSYYRYR from the coding sequence ATGGGAATAGTTCTGGCTTTTGTCTTGCTTTTTGTGATTGGCTGTTCAGGTATAAAAACTGGTGTTGAAACATCAGAAAAGAATTTTAACGAATTAGTAAAATATGAAGGACCCAAAGCAAGGGTTTCTGTTGTTGTTTTTTGTAAAACAGAAAGATGCGATAAAAATCTTGCAGGTGCTACTAAAGATCTTCTTATAAACGAGCTTGTCAGATCAAACAGGTTTATCATCCTTGAAAGGGGAGAAAATCTTGAAAACATTAAAAAAGAGTTTCTTCTTTCCCAGTCTGGTCTAATTGATCTAAAAAAGGCTGTGCCTTTAGGTCTTTTGGAAGGTGCAGATATCCTTATAGTCGGCAGTATAACAGCAATACAGCCTGATAAAACAAAGTTTTTTGTTCCTGTTCTAATACCCTGGAGGGAAGGGGGAAGACAGCATATTACAGCCGGTCTGTTTGAGCTTAAGAAAACTTACATTCAGATGTTTGTCAGAATTGTTGATATTAGAACAGGCAGGATTTTAAAATCTTTTATGGCAGAGGGAGAATACACAAAATGGGATACTGCTTTAGGAGAAGGAGCATTCCAGAAAGGTGCTGTTCTTGGGGGAGTTCAGGTTAGCCAGAACATATCTGTTGATATGGCTGTGGTTGATCTTGTGAAAAAGCTGTCAAAAAAGATAATTAAAAGCATTCCTGATAGTTACTACCGCTACCGTTGA
- the fetB gene encoding iron export ABC transporter permease subunit FetB: MEYKFLLSYILILIALYYSYKERLGIERSLFINSLRALIQLLLLGYLLVFVFRLKNPFELFGILFVMVLFASYTAQKRVNLKEKGYLTAFLTIFLSSSIVIFTLLLFGIVSFEPNQIIPVGGMIIGNSLNVYSLTVDRMKGEAKNTIDIIENITAVGGSIKDAFYFIKKNAIRSALIPMKNMLQTVGIIHIPGVTTGMLLAGADPMEAVSFQLAIMYMMVAVALFTGIFSINFSYKKILNTVLR; this comes from the coding sequence ATGGAATACAAATTTTTGCTGTCCTACATTCTTATTCTTATAGCTCTGTATTATTCATATAAGGAAAGGCTTGGAATTGAAAGATCCCTTTTCATCAATTCTTTAAGAGCTTTGATCCAGCTTTTGTTATTAGGATACCTTCTGGTCTTTGTGTTCAGGCTTAAAAATCCTTTTGAGCTGTTTGGAATACTGTTTGTGATGGTGCTTTTTGCATCTTACACAGCCCAAAAAAGGGTAAACCTGAAAGAAAAAGGATATTTAACAGCATTTTTAACTATATTTTTATCCTCATCTATTGTTATTTTCACCCTTTTGCTGTTTGGAATAGTATCCTTTGAGCCGAACCAAATAATACCAGTAGGAGGTATGATTATAGGAAACTCCCTTAATGTTTACTCCTTGACTGTTGACAGGATGAAAGGAGAGGCAAAAAACACAATAGACATAATAGAAAACATAACAGCTGTAGGTGGAAGTATAAAAGATGCATTTTACTTCATTAAGAAAAATGCTATCAGATCAGCTTTAATACCTATGAAAAACATGCTTCAGACTGTAGGAATAATACATATACCGGGGGTAACAACAGGAATGCTCCTTGCAGGGGCAGATCCTATGGAGGCTGTTTCCTTTCAACTTGCTATAATGTATATGATGGTTGCTGTTGCCCTGTTTACAGGAATTTTTTCGATTAATTTTAGCTATAAAAAGATTTTAAACACAGTTTTAAGGTGA
- a CDS encoding 3-deoxy-D-manno-octulosonic acid transferase, with protein MGVLYTLFYAVLFPFYTAVFYILTKKNGYSSDLNERFVLYSDKVDNALWFHCASVGELNLSKPLIDTYSKKYKIIITVSSPRGKEYAKKLFPYAVVRSVPFDFPFLIKKFLDIYRPKALIIAEGELWFNLITVSSKHIPVISINARISPKSFERYRKIPFFYRKIFNSFKLIIARSKSDIRRINKFLHYRSRAVLCGDLKFISSKISKNVEFTKKGRLLIAGSTHAPEEKIILNVFKNLKAKHPDLQLILAPRHTERINEVIKLLEQAGFSYSLRSKTDKPETDIYIIDTLGELSGFYKYADVVFVGGTFASVGGHNILEAVLQNKPVVIGKYYDKIKDVVEELLPEGVVKIAKDEKELIKEINGLLKSGGIKADFGKKGKDILNCYIHKINKILEEEHGKK; from the coding sequence ATGGGAGTTTTATACACACTTTTTTACGCTGTTTTATTTCCTTTTTACACAGCTGTTTTTTACATACTAACAAAGAAAAACGGCTACAGTTCTGATTTGAATGAAAGGTTTGTATTATACAGTGATAAAGTTGACAACGCTCTGTGGTTTCACTGTGCAAGCGTAGGAGAGCTAAACCTTTCAAAACCTTTGATTGATACATACAGTAAAAAATACAAGATAATTATCACCGTTTCCTCCCCACGAGGAAAAGAATACGCAAAGAAACTTTTTCCTTATGCTGTTGTCAGATCTGTTCCTTTTGATTTTCCATTTTTGATAAAAAAATTTCTGGATATCTACAGACCAAAAGCTCTCATAATCGCAGAAGGGGAGCTTTGGTTCAACCTTATCACCGTTTCATCAAAGCATATTCCTGTGATTTCAATAAACGCAAGGATTTCCCCAAAATCTTTTGAAAGATACAGAAAAATCCCATTTTTTTACAGAAAAATCTTTAACAGCTTCAAACTAATAATAGCAAGATCAAAAAGCGACATAAGAAGGATCAACAAATTTCTGCATTACAGAAGCAGGGCTGTTCTGTGCGGAGATCTGAAGTTTATTTCTTCTAAAATATCAAAGAATGTGGAATTTACAAAAAAAGGAAGACTATTAATAGCTGGAAGCACACATGCACCAGAAGAAAAAATTATTCTCAATGTGTTCAAAAATCTAAAAGCAAAACACCCAGATCTTCAACTGATATTAGCCCCAAGACATACAGAAAGAATTAATGAAGTAATAAAATTGTTAGAGCAGGCAGGATTTTCTTACAGCTTAAGATCAAAAACTGACAAACCTGAAACAGATATTTATATAATTGACACACTGGGAGAGCTATCAGGATTTTATAAATATGCAGATGTTGTTTTTGTCGGAGGAACTTTTGCTTCTGTAGGAGGTCACAACATACTTGAGGCTGTTCTCCAGAATAAGCCTGTCGTTATCGGAAAATACTACGATAAGATAAAAGATGTTGTTGAGGAATTACTACCTGAAGGAGTTGTGAAAATAGCAAAAGACGAAAAAGAGTTAATTAAGGAGATAAATGGCTTATTAAAGTCAGGCGGTATCAAGGCTGATTTTGGGAAAAAAGGAAAGGATATACTAAACTGCTACATACACAAAATAAACAAAATTTTAGAGGAGGAACATGGAAAAAAATAG